In Pseudobacter ginsenosidimutans, the following are encoded in one genomic region:
- a CDS encoding TlpA disulfide reductase family protein, translated as MLMKKNGCSRRMLVAGIGAMLLLTNVTAQSGKGFVLKGKIDGLKDGSLVSLLSFENDTLSKTISKGARFVLKGILKQETGFYFLSLDTAKYHSTEDGRSNTLWLVNEKMELTGKINSLKQLHLKGSEVQHDWEEFKNLQDRYVKEAAWPAIPAMQEYIDRHTNSLFAPIVLRMQPPEIQNKAYEHLSERVKQSAAGQELAKLVDRNHAVTRFAARDSIPDFKFSDRNGDSVSILSVASKHKYTLIDFWASWCGPCRASFPKLDKVYQKFNSKGFNIVGISLDEKKPDWLKALEDENPIWFQGLDNLDEVSKNIFGIKSIPGYLLIDSSGKIIQSQIRSFAVYEQIQTYKGKSLVDDLQEMLELLLKEK; from the coding sequence ATGTTGATGAAAAAAAATGGATGCAGCCGTCGTATGTTGGTTGCCGGTATTGGTGCCATGCTTTTGCTGACCAACGTTACAGCCCAGTCCGGAAAAGGATTTGTTCTGAAAGGCAAAATAGACGGATTGAAAGATGGCTCATTGGTCAGCCTGTTGAGTTTTGAAAATGACACACTCTCAAAAACGATCAGTAAAGGCGCACGATTTGTTTTAAAAGGAATTCTGAAGCAGGAAACCGGATTCTATTTTCTGTCATTGGATACTGCAAAGTATCATAGCACAGAAGATGGACGTAGTAATACATTATGGCTGGTAAATGAAAAAATGGAACTGACCGGCAAGATAAATTCTTTGAAACAGTTGCATCTTAAAGGTTCTGAAGTGCAGCACGACTGGGAAGAATTCAAAAATTTGCAGGACAGGTATGTGAAAGAAGCGGCCTGGCCGGCTATTCCTGCTATGCAGGAGTATATTGACAGGCACACTAATTCTTTATTTGCTCCAATTGTATTACGTATGCAGCCTCCGGAAATACAGAATAAAGCGTATGAGCATCTGAGTGAACGTGTGAAGCAAAGCGCAGCAGGACAGGAGCTCGCCAAACTGGTGGATCGAAATCATGCTGTTACCAGATTTGCTGCCCGCGACAGCATCCCTGATTTCAAATTCTCCGACAGAAATGGGGATAGTGTTAGTATCCTTTCCGTGGCCTCGAAACATAAATATACATTGATCGATTTCTGGGCCAGTTGGTGTGGTCCTTGCAGAGCTTCATTTCCAAAACTTGATAAAGTATATCAGAAATTCAATAGCAAAGGATTCAATATCGTAGGCATTTCTCTCGATGAGAAAAAGCCTGACTGGCTTAAAGCCTTAGAAGATGAAAATCCGATCTGGTTTCAGGGCCTTGATAACCTGGATGAGGTAAGTAAGAATATCTTCGGGATAAAAAGCATTCCTGGTTATTTGCTGATTGATTCGAGTGGGAAGATCATCCAGTCGCAGATAAGGAGTTTTGCTGTGTATGAGCAGATCCAG
- a CDS encoding RagB/SusD family nutrient uptake outer membrane protein: MLQSFDAADLRKTEWIGRVDAYGETYYHANKYKVNTYLAPVSEYSTIFRLAELYLIRSEARAQLNDLDGAIDDIDEIRGRAGLPLISAVDPGIDKPGLLNAVLTEKQHELFTEWGHRWLDLKRTGKIDEVMEVVLPAKRADGVWKNEMQWYPIYYIELQNNPNL; the protein is encoded by the coding sequence TTGTTACAGAGTTTCGATGCAGCAGATCTGAGAAAAACGGAATGGATCGGCAGGGTAGATGCATACGGGGAAACTTATTATCATGCCAACAAGTATAAGGTAAATACATACCTGGCACCCGTGAGTGAATACAGTACCATTTTCCGGTTGGCTGAACTATACCTGATCAGATCTGAAGCCAGGGCTCAATTGAATGATCTGGACGGAGCCATCGATGATATTGATGAGATCCGCGGCAGAGCAGGATTGCCATTGATCTCAGCTGTAGATCCTGGTATCGACAAACCAGGACTATTAAACGCCGTGTTAACTGAAAAACAACATGAGCTCTTTACCGAATGGGGACATCGTTGGCTGGATCTGAAGAGAACAGGTAAGATCGATGAAGTGATGGAAGTGGTGTTGCCTGCTAAAAGAGCCGATGGGGTTTGGAAGAACGAAATGCAATGGTATCCCATCTACTATATCGAACTGCAAAACAATCCTAACCTGTAA
- a CDS encoding RagB/SusD family nutrient uptake outer membrane protein, producing the protein MKTIINQILKQRFLLIIGIGMTFVQTGCSKLVEADGPGTSLLDKDVFRYDNTAIGAVTTLYGSMSEAWPQYGGELSTLSVNAGLSADELVLYSGSGNSKLDAYYKNDLNSTVVDANDYWGTAYKSMYRVNAALEGITASESLTPAVKNQLLGELKFMRAFYYFYLVNLYGDVPLILGTNYAVNAVAPRSSRQVVYQQIINDLKDAQSLLSENYLNADLLTPYPNGNEERVRPTKWAATALLARTYLYTGDWANAETQSTIVLDNVSQFELGTLNTPFLKNNKEAIWQLQPVNKGFNAMEGYFFVLPLTAPTGSNLFISMRHCYRVSMQQI; encoded by the coding sequence ATGAAAACAATAATCAATCAAATACTGAAACAAAGATTCCTTCTGATCATAGGTATCGGGATGACCTTTGTACAAACTGGATGCAGCAAGCTGGTGGAAGCCGATGGCCCCGGCACCAGTCTGTTGGATAAAGATGTATTCCGGTATGATAATACAGCCATCGGCGCTGTTACCACATTATACGGAAGCATGAGTGAAGCCTGGCCACAGTATGGCGGCGAACTGAGTACACTCTCGGTAAATGCCGGTCTGTCCGCTGATGAATTGGTACTATACAGCGGTTCGGGCAATTCCAAACTGGATGCCTATTACAAAAACGACCTTAACAGCACGGTTGTGGATGCGAACGACTATTGGGGTACTGCTTATAAAAGCATGTACAGGGTGAATGCTGCACTGGAAGGTATCACCGCTTCTGAATCGCTTACTCCCGCTGTGAAAAATCAATTGCTGGGTGAACTTAAATTCATGCGTGCATTTTATTATTTCTACCTGGTGAATTTGTATGGCGATGTTCCCCTGATACTGGGTACCAACTATGCAGTAAATGCTGTGGCCCCAAGGTCTTCCCGCCAGGTGGTTTATCAGCAGATCATCAATGATCTGAAAGATGCCCAATCATTACTGAGCGAAAATTATCTCAACGCAGACCTGTTAACCCCTTATCCCAACGGGAACGAAGAAAGGGTGAGGCCAACCAAATGGGCCGCAACAGCGCTGCTGGCAAGGACTTACCTGTATACGGGCGATTGGGCAAATGCAGAAACGCAGTCTACTATTGTACTGGATAATGTGAGTCAATTTGAATTGGGCACTCTCAATACCCCTTTCCTCAAGAACAATAAAGAAGCGATCTGGCAACTGCAACCCGTGAACAAAGGCTTCAATGCCATGGAAGGATACTTTTTTGTACTGCCCCTGACGGCCCCAACTGGGAGCAATCTGTTTATCTCAATGAGGCATTGTTACAGAGTTTCGATGCAGCAGATCTGA